Sequence from the Ignavibacteria bacterium genome:
TTTTTCTTTGGATGGCAAGTTTGTCGCAGGATTCTCTCTCCTCTCTCAACTTGACAAGGAACAATTTCTTAAGTTAAAAAAAGAGAGATCCCTCATCCTCTTAAATTCCTTAAGGGCAGACCTGGCGTTATCATCCGAAATAAATTTTCAGGGATCGCGTTACATTCTGGTTTCTGTCACATTAATCGACAAATTTTATTCTCTCAAGAATCAGTACGATGATCCGGATAATTTCTTCACAAGTTTTGAAAAGAAAACAGGAACAACCGTTTCGATCACAGGTTCCGGGGGTAAAAATATTCTTCAGCTTACATCACCAGATGGAAGAGTGCTGGCTGAAGTTGCGCTTGAAAATTCTGATTCGAGCCGAATAAAATCGTCCGTGTTCCTGACTGTATTCAGAATATTTCTCTTTGTGGCTTCCACGCTTCTGCTGTTTCATGCCTGCTATCTGTTTATCACCGGGGCGAAAAGTAAATTTAGAACCGGCTTGGAGACGGTGAAACCGGGATATTTATTTCCCGGAGTGCTTATCGCACTTTTTGTGGTTTTGTCTCTAAGAATATTTCTCCTGAACTTCGATGCCGGAATTCTGCTCGGACTCAAAGATTTTGACAACCCTGCAAACTATTCTTCTCCATTTGGTTTTGGTGTTGCGGGTTCTCCGGTCAATCTTCTTATCACTTCATTTTTAGGGACAATTTTTACCGCCACTCTCCTTTCTGCCGTAATTCGAAACAACAGGAAACAGAGTAACCACCCGTCAATACTGGCAATAAGGGCATTTATATCAATTTTCCTGTCAGTTCTTCTCCTCAGAGGATTTGCCGCAGTTCAGCGAAGTATAGTCTATGACAGCTCCCTTCGCTACTTTATGGGAGACTCGATACTTCCCGGAAAAGATGTTATCCTCATGAACATCAGCATTCTGATGGCATCATTTACGCTTGTGTCTCTGACTGTAATGTTCATAGCTTCAGCGATAAACTCCCTTCATCTGTCATTGAACAGATTGAAATTCGCTTCGACACCCGGTATTCTGTTGCCGGCTCTTAAGATTATTGCAGTGGTTGTATCAATACTCCCCGGGCTGCTTTATTTTGCAGTGTTCGAGAAGGAGATGATTCTGCCACTTCCGTCACTTCTGATTTCTCTGTTGCTGCTGGTGGCAGTCTATTTTGTCCTCGGAAAACAAAACGCGCTCGTTTCAACTTTCCTTGTCATCGCACTCATATCTTCAACCTCCTCCATAATTTTGTTGAGCAAGTTCAACGAAGACCTTGAGAAAGATTCCCTTAAGAAAATTGCATTGGAGATCAACAGACCAACTGACACTTTTATGCGCTTTTTGGTACAGCAATCTCTTTCTGTTGTCTTGCGAATGAATGTATCACCTCAAAACAATGAGGCAACCTTAACGGGAATGGCTTTTAGAGTCTGGTCGGGCAGCATTTTAAACGGTGAAGTATACCCGTGCAAAATTTCAATCTATAGAGGAGCCACACAAAAAGATATTTTCTCTCCCTTCGGTATTCCGTCACTCAACGAGTTTAATGACGCACCCGACACTTCCCTGACGGATATTGCGATACGGGACTCGGCGGTCAGCGAAGGAAAACTGATAACAGGTGCAATTCCTTTTGCAGAGAGCGATTCCACAAAATATTTTGCCGTCGTAACGATATTAAAACGGGATTTCCATGTACCCGGCGCCGGAATCCCCCTCTTTATGCGTCCTGAAACCAACCCTGTAAATGATATCATAGATCTTAGGCGCATGTCAATTTTCAAGTTCGTAAATGATACCCCGATCGGAAGTTTTGGAGCGGTACAAATCCCGGACAAAGAAATAGTAAATATCAGAGACAAGTATAAATCAGGAAGAGTAGAGGAACTTTACCGGACAACCATCTCCGGTCAGGAGGCAAGTATATTTTACCTGCTCTCAAATCAGGGGGAATTAAACAGTCTCACTGTGTTGATACTCAAGGATAAAGACCCTGTGAGAATTCTCTTCAACTTCTTTAAATTGTTCTTTCTTCACTCGCTTTTCATCCTCTTGCTTCTGCTTGTAGTCGCGATCGTAAGGTTCAGAAAGATTTACGAACTTTTCTTCAGGTTCAGATTTCAGTTGACAGTCAGTTTTATGATTATGTCGGCAATTCCGAT
This genomic interval carries:
- a CDS encoding HAMP domain-containing protein, with product MEDNSTFRQLTGAGIHGIFFRFRKSVLIAASGILFLILLLFYHSENTDFSGNKAVDQKVKDSFIEAFHNEYKTLENYHSNLIKKISLKGINAFTTDESRNKSNSAFFSLDGKFVAGFSLLSQLDKEQFLKLKKERSLILLNSLRADLALSSEINFQGSRYILVSVTLIDKFYSLKNQYDDPDNFFTSFEKKTGTTVSITGSGGKNILQLTSPDGRVLAEVALENSDSSRIKSSVFLTVFRIFLFVASTLLLFHACYLFITGAKSKFRTGLETVKPGYLFPGVLIALFVVLSLRIFLLNFDAGILLGLKDFDNPANYSSPFGFGVAGSPVNLLITSFLGTIFTATLLSAVIRNNRKQSNHPSILAIRAFISIFLSVLLLRGFAAVQRSIVYDSSLRYFMGDSILPGKDVILMNISILMASFTLVSLTVMFIASAINSLHLSLNRLKFASTPGILLPALKIIAVVVSILPGLLYFAVFEKEMILPLPSLLISLLLLVAVYFVLGKQNALVSTFLVIALISSTSSIILLSKFNEDLEKDSLKKIALEINRPTDTFMRFLVQQSLSVVLRMNVSPQNNEATLTGMAFRVWSGSILNGEVYPCKISIYRGATQKDIFSPFGIPSLNEFNDAPDTSLTDIAIRDSAVSEGKLITGAIPFAESDSTKYFAVVTILKRDFHVPGAGIPLFMRPETNPVNDIIDLRRMSIFKFVNDTPIGSFGAVQIPDKEIVNIRDKYKSGRVEELYRTTISGQEASIFYLLSNQGELNSLTVLILKDKDPVRILFNFFKLFFLHSLFILLLLLVVAIVRFRKIYELFFRFRFQLTVSFMIMSAIPILALALFNRDNQASVDEKNRYFALKSRAEKVKQIVQTLEPGSSSLNLTGIPSSIYRDGKLFFISPNEAKAPFIPGYLQLPASSPGLVPVEDFFLTQHFDRYKYFSFSHSWLNNGKIFTVLVNDISDRDEQSLTLLEFDVFLFGVYSLAIILTSILATFISGRISSPLLKLTKATNSVALGNFDYDISSGNKGEIGELIRGFRYMTDELKKNQDEIALLEREAAWKEMAKQVAHEVKNPLTPMKLSVQHLLSAYKDGAPNLPELTEKILVSILKQIEILNQTASEFSRFAKMPGFQPHPVNISSLILEIKDLYTGSPLRFEFRSELDNAFILGDESYFKRSMINLIKNAIQAGASSVTVKLTQIENEYELTVLDNGKGITEETASKIFEINFTTKVTGTGLGLKLTRRFVESVGGSIELLKSEEGTLFKMKFPVYKEKLD